Proteins encoded together in one Salmo salar chromosome ssa08, Ssal_v3.1, whole genome shotgun sequence window:
- the LOC106565963 gene encoding uncharacterized protein, whose product MIPSWKGPVWYVSHLVAPNPHSVTTPVRLVWNSSQKFKGVSMNDLLLKGPDVLNPIRAVLLRFRRGVHAALGDIRKMYNSVWLENLEMHLHRFLWRNTEEEEIEEYAITRVNIGDRPAGCIAQLAMRETAKLPMFAHLEEERRILEEDAYVDDILTSHNDLQKLDKDTKGVEEILRTGGFFLKPWVRSGQSGRQEIVPGEQGAVSGTVLILPNQVRKGDNKALGVGYLVEEDKLYLMTSINFSKRKKKMRVRQNLLEEEVRGKTPNPLTRRELLSQVASLYDPIGLVTPAKQKGAILVRKAFQEAGGKTLTQNTWDKPLSEQLREEAIKLFEEYTRLSQITFHRSLTPVNWIGKPWGITFSDGSEKSYGAVVYFRWETEQGKTHTFGPKGGGSES is encoded by the coding sequence ATGATCCCCAGCTGGAAAGGACCAGTATGGTATGTCAGCCACTTGGTGGCGCCAAACCCACACTCTGTCACAACACCTGTGCGACTGGTATGGAACAGCAGCCAGAAGTTTAAAGGGGTCAGCATGAATGACCTGCTGCTGAAAGGCCCTGATGTCCTCAATCCCATCCGAGCAGTACTACTCAGGTTCAGAAGAGGTGTCCATGCTGCTCTTGGCGACATCAGGAAGATGTACAATTCGGTGTGGTTAGAAAACCTAGAGATGCATCTCCACAGATTTCTCTGGAGAAACACTGAGGAGGAAGAGATTGAAGAGTATGCCATCACCAGAGTCAACATTGGCGATCGACCAGCAGGGTGCATTGCACAACTGGCCATGAGAGAGACAGCAAAACTGCCCATGTTCGCTCACCTGGAGGAGGAACGTAGGATCCTTGAAGAGGATGCCTATGTCGATGACATCCTGACTTCCCATAATGACTTACAAAAGCTGGACAAGGACACCAAAGGAGTTGAAGAGATCCTGAGGACAGGCGGATTCTTCCTCAAACCCTGGGTCCGGTCAGGCCAAAGTGGGAGGCAGGAGATCGTACCAGGAGAACAAGGGGCGGTGTCAGGGACAGTACTTATTCTCCCAAACCaggtgaggaaaggagacaaTAAAGCCCTTGGAGTTGGATACCTTGTTGAAGAGGACAAACTGTACCTTATGACTTCAATCAATTTCTCAAAGAGGAAAAAGAAGATGAGAGTCAGACAAAATCTCCTTGAAGAAGAGGTGAGAGGGAAAACTCCAAACCCACTGACGAGAAGAGAACTGCTAAGCCAAGTAGCTAGCCTGTATGACCCAATAGGCCTCGTCACACCTGCCAAACAAAAGGGCGCCATTCTTGTCAGAAAGGCGTTTCAAGAAGCTGGAGGCAAAACTCTGACCCAAAACACGTGGGACAAACCTCTGTCTGAACAATTGAGAGAAGAAGCCATCAAACTGTTTGAGGAGTACACACGTCTTAGCCAAATCACCTTCCACAGAAGCCTCACACCAGTCAACTGGATTGGTAAACCTTGGGGAATAACATTCTCTGACGGAAGTGAGAAGAGCTATGGAGCCGTAGTGTACTTCAGATGGGAAACCGAGCAAGGCAAAACTCACACCTTTGGACCAAAAGGGGGAGGCAGTGAAAGCTGA